From Mycolicibacterium cosmeticum, a single genomic window includes:
- a CDS encoding MFS transporter, with translation MVDTPVQPVLSARARAWTLCIACLGVLLVISSMVALNTMLGDIAVAMSASQTQLTWIVDSYTLTLACLLLPAGAIGDRFGRRSALLAGLAVFAAVSVVPALTPDPALVIAARGVAGAGAAFIMPATLSLLTTAYPKEQRTKAIAIWAGVAGCGAIVGMLGSGLLLQIWSWHAVFWAFAAGAALTFALTLTITESRDPDAAPLDIAGAVLIGAAVAVLVFGIMEAPARGWGHPVVLGGIGAGVALMSVFGIVELRRRAPLLDVRLFLVPEFATGAAAITALFMTMFGFFFLQMQFVQLVLGYSPLGTALALSPLAVPVLILSPLSAWYVPRVGLRFVVFTGLMLMAIGLLCMRGLGIDASYPELAWPLMVISAGVGLFTAPTTSAIMTSAPDDKQGVASAVNDTTREMGAALGIALAGSMLAGRYTAEIAPALDRYPEPVRTAAAGSLGEALTVATRLGPAGGNLAYAAKMSFLYAMQSSLTVLAVVTAVVAVLVAMCAPGRDGRLLFRR, from the coding sequence GTGGTCGACACCCCCGTGCAACCGGTCCTCTCGGCGCGTGCCCGGGCCTGGACGCTGTGCATCGCCTGCCTGGGCGTGCTGCTGGTCATCTCGTCGATGGTGGCGCTCAACACCATGCTCGGCGACATTGCCGTCGCGATGTCGGCCAGCCAGACCCAACTGACCTGGATCGTGGACAGCTACACCCTGACGTTGGCCTGCCTGCTGCTACCCGCCGGTGCGATCGGCGATCGATTCGGCCGGCGCAGTGCACTGCTGGCCGGACTGGCCGTGTTCGCGGCGGTCTCGGTGGTCCCGGCGCTCACCCCCGACCCCGCCCTGGTGATCGCGGCCCGCGGGGTGGCCGGCGCCGGTGCCGCGTTCATCATGCCCGCCACCCTGTCCCTGCTCACCACGGCTTACCCGAAAGAGCAGCGCACCAAGGCGATCGCCATCTGGGCCGGCGTCGCCGGGTGCGGCGCCATCGTCGGCATGCTGGGTTCCGGCCTGCTGCTGCAGATCTGGTCCTGGCACGCGGTGTTCTGGGCGTTCGCCGCCGGCGCGGCGCTGACCTTTGCCCTAACGCTCACCATCACGGAGTCCAGGGATCCGGACGCCGCCCCGCTGGACATCGCCGGCGCGGTGCTGATCGGCGCCGCCGTGGCGGTGCTGGTGTTCGGCATCATGGAGGCCCCGGCGCGCGGCTGGGGGCACCCCGTCGTGCTGGGCGGTATCGGCGCGGGCGTGGCATTGATGTCGGTCTTCGGGATCGTCGAGTTGCGCAGGCGGGCACCGCTGTTGGATGTGCGCCTGTTCCTGGTACCCGAATTCGCCACCGGCGCAGCGGCTATCACGGCGCTGTTCATGACGATGTTCGGATTCTTCTTCCTGCAGATGCAGTTCGTCCAGCTGGTGCTCGGCTATTCGCCGCTGGGCACGGCGCTCGCCCTGTCCCCCTTGGCGGTGCCGGTGCTGATCCTGTCCCCGCTGTCGGCCTGGTACGTCCCGCGGGTCGGTCTGCGCTTCGTGGTCTTCACCGGGCTGATGCTGATGGCGATCGGACTGCTGTGCATGCGCGGGCTGGGCATCGACGCCTCCTATCCGGAGCTCGCCTGGCCGCTGATGGTCATCAGTGCCGGTGTCGGATTGTTCACCGCGCCGACGACATCGGCGATCATGACCTCGGCCCCCGACGACAAACAGGGGGTGGCCTCGGCGGTCAACGACACCACTCGGGAGATGGGGGCGGCGCTGGGCATTGCCCTGGCCGGCTCGATGCTGGCCGGCCGCTACACCGCCGAGATCGCGCCCGCGCTGGACCGCTACCCCGAACCGGTGCGCACCGCGGCAGCCGGATCCCTCGGCGAAGCACTCACCGTCGCAACACGATTGGGGCCGGCCGGCGGCAACCTGGCGTATGCCGCGAAGATGTCGTTCCTCTATGCGATGCAAAGTTCGTTGACGGTCCTGGCCGTCGTGACAGCCGTCGTCGCCGTGCTCGTCGCAATGTGCGCGCCGGGCCGTGACGGCCGGTTGCTGTTCAGGAGATGA
- a CDS encoding TetR/AcrR family transcriptional regulator, whose amino-acid sequence MAAESDPRPARSRARLLDAATALLRSGGPSAVTVDAVLRGANVARATLYRHFPSGNDLLAAAFHALIPPAPEPPADGPLRDRLTALVQAQATLIAEAPVTVAAMSWLALGGDMTTLPWLGTAGHSSSPEVQTLRQRVAEQYAAPLEAVLSSPDAVAVLGDVDRTRAAALLLGPVVLGKLSTLPDFDYAEIARAAVDGFLATHTISAARTGSAGA is encoded by the coding sequence ATGGCGGCCGAATCGGATCCCCGGCCGGCCCGGTCCCGGGCGCGGTTGCTCGACGCCGCGACGGCCCTGCTGCGATCGGGTGGCCCGAGCGCGGTGACCGTCGACGCCGTCCTGCGCGGCGCCAACGTCGCCAGGGCCACGCTGTACCGGCACTTCCCCAGCGGAAACGACTTGCTGGCGGCGGCATTTCACGCGTTGATCCCGCCCGCACCGGAACCACCGGCCGACGGGCCGTTGCGGGACCGGTTGACGGCCCTGGTGCAGGCGCAGGCCACGCTGATCGCGGAGGCACCCGTCACGGTGGCCGCCATGTCCTGGCTGGCGCTGGGTGGCGATATGACCACGCTGCCCTGGCTGGGCACCGCGGGGCACTCGAGCAGCCCCGAGGTGCAGACGCTGCGCCAGCGGGTCGCCGAACAGTACGCCGCCCCATTGGAAGCCGTGCTGAGCAGTCCCGACGCGGTGGCGGTGCTCGGTGACGTGGACCGCACCAGGGCCGCGGCGCTACTGCTCGGCCCCGTCGTGCTCGGCAAGCTGAGCACGCTGCCCGATTTCGACTACGCGGAGATCGCGCGGGCGGCGGTCGACGGTTTCCTGGCCACCCACACGATCAGCGCAGCGCGTACCGGATCGGCAGGTGCTTGA
- a CDS encoding cytochrome P450, with the protein MSTPTTDRPVSPDNRVLADPGAYADEPRLHAALRRLRAEQPVSWVDARPYRPFWAITKHADIMAIERDNDLFISEPRPLLATADADDMAKAQLEAGMGLRTLIHMDDPHHRKVRAIGADWFRPKAMRDLKVRVDELAKRYVDRMREIGPECDFVTEIAVNFPLYVIMSLLGLPESDFGRMHMLTQEMFGGDDEEYQRGKSLEDGLEVLLDFFAYFSALTASRRAQPTEDLASAIANGTIDGRPLSDVDTASYYVIVASAGHDTTKDAISGGLHALIENPGELDRLRAQPDLLGTAVEEMIRWTTPVKEFMRTATADTAVRGVPIAKGESVYLAYVSGNRDEDVFTDPFRFDVGRDPNKHLAFGYGVHFCLGAALARMEMTSLFGELIPRLDSIELAGTPELSRTVFVGGLKHLPIRYALR; encoded by the coding sequence ATGAGCACCCCGACCACCGATCGACCGGTCAGCCCGGACAACCGCGTGCTGGCCGATCCCGGTGCCTACGCCGACGAACCGCGGCTGCATGCCGCCCTGCGCAGGCTGCGCGCCGAGCAGCCGGTTTCCTGGGTCGATGCCCGGCCGTACCGCCCGTTCTGGGCGATCACCAAACACGCCGACATCATGGCCATCGAACGCGACAACGACCTGTTCATCAGCGAGCCGCGCCCGCTGCTGGCCACCGCCGACGCCGACGACATGGCCAAGGCGCAGTTGGAGGCCGGCATGGGGCTGCGCACGCTGATCCACATGGACGATCCGCACCACCGCAAGGTGCGTGCCATCGGGGCCGACTGGTTTCGGCCCAAGGCCATGCGCGATCTCAAGGTGCGCGTCGACGAACTGGCCAAGCGCTATGTGGACCGGATGCGCGAGATCGGCCCCGAATGCGATTTCGTCACCGAGATCGCGGTGAATTTCCCGCTGTACGTGATCATGTCGCTGCTGGGCCTGCCCGAATCCGATTTCGGCCGGATGCACATGCTCACCCAGGAGATGTTCGGCGGCGACGACGAGGAGTACCAGCGCGGCAAGTCCCTGGAGGACGGCCTGGAGGTGCTGCTGGACTTCTTCGCCTACTTCTCCGCGCTGACCGCGTCGCGCCGGGCCCAGCCGACCGAGGACCTGGCATCGGCGATCGCCAACGGCACCATCGACGGCCGGCCGCTCTCCGACGTCGATACCGCCTCCTACTACGTGATCGTGGCCAGCGCCGGGCATGACACCACCAAGGACGCCATCTCCGGCGGCCTGCACGCCCTCATCGAGAATCCCGGCGAGTTGGACCGGCTGCGCGCGCAACCGGATCTGCTGGGCACCGCGGTCGAGGAGATGATCCGCTGGACCACACCGGTCAAGGAGTTCATGCGCACCGCCACCGCCGACACCGCGGTGCGCGGCGTCCCGATCGCCAAGGGGGAATCGGTCTACCTGGCCTATGTGTCGGGCAACCGCGACGAGGACGTGTTCACCGATCCGTTCCGGTTCGACGTCGGCCGGGACCCCAACAAGCATCTGGCCTTCGGTTACGGCGTGCATTTCTGTCTGGGCGCCGCGCTGGCCCGGATGGAGATGACCAGCCTGTTCGGTGAGCTCATTCCCCGCCTGGACTCCATCGAATTGGCCGGAACCCCCGAGCTTTCCCGCACCGTGTTCGTCGGGGGCCTCAAGCACCTGCCGATCCGGTACGCGCTGCGCTGA
- a CDS encoding carboxylesterase/lipase family protein: MLSGPVRRRWSGPVARLSAVLAVAVVLLGGCARGAGQVADTSRVPTPDPRLDHGVVHLADGQLQGAVAAGYVLFQGIPYAAPPVGELRWQPPAPVRPWAGVRDATLPQPRCVQDTSRDPGWGRKTAEDCLTLNVWVPSGAVGLPVMFWIHGGAFLNGSGDLYGSRWLATTGRVVVVTVNYRLGAPGFLAHPGVGDGNYGLADQQAALRWVHDNIGAFGGDPAKVTIAGESAGAMSVCDHLVAPGSAGLFRAAIIQSGPCQAQADLATARRESLRYAARVGCADPADAARCLRALPAAKLDQPPWFYRIGNDWLTGPTTGTAVLPGDPVALIRDGKAARVPVLIGTNHDEFTLFVALQYLRTRHVSTPADYPGLLADTFGADGPAVGARYPLARFGGSASLAYAAAVTDGVFSCVAHRMATDLARAAPVFGYEFDDPAPPTPDPLRQLPFPVRASHSLELRYLFEIGGAPPLDAAQQRLSDQMLSYWTEFITTGVPAAPGGPVWPQVDDGSDPWLQLRPDGSRVVTDFAAAHQCAFWAGLKG; this comes from the coding sequence ATGCTGTCCGGTCCGGTCCGGCGCCGTTGGTCAGGCCCCGTCGCTCGCTTGTCGGCCGTCCTCGCCGTCGCTGTGGTGCTGCTGGGCGGCTGTGCGCGCGGCGCCGGCCAGGTCGCCGACACCAGCCGGGTGCCCACCCCGGATCCGCGCCTGGATCACGGCGTCGTGCACCTCGCCGACGGGCAACTGCAGGGCGCGGTTGCCGCGGGTTACGTTCTGTTCCAAGGGATTCCGTATGCCGCTCCACCGGTGGGGGAGCTGCGCTGGCAGCCGCCGGCGCCGGTCCGCCCGTGGGCCGGGGTCCGCGACGCCACGCTGCCGCAGCCCCGGTGCGTGCAGGACACCTCGCGCGACCCCGGCTGGGGCCGTAAGACCGCCGAGGACTGCCTGACGCTGAACGTGTGGGTGCCCTCGGGCGCGGTGGGGCTACCGGTGATGTTCTGGATCCACGGCGGCGCCTTCCTCAACGGCAGCGGTGACCTGTACGGCTCGCGCTGGCTGGCCACCACGGGCCGGGTCGTCGTGGTCACCGTCAACTACCGGCTCGGTGCGCCCGGGTTCCTGGCCCACCCCGGCGTGGGGGACGGCAACTACGGCCTGGCCGACCAGCAGGCCGCGCTGCGGTGGGTGCACGACAACATCGGCGCGTTCGGCGGCGACCCGGCCAAGGTCACCATCGCCGGCGAATCGGCCGGCGCGATGTCGGTGTGTGACCACCTGGTCGCGCCGGGGTCGGCCGGATTGTTCCGGGCCGCGATCATCCAGAGCGGGCCGTGCCAAGCCCAGGCCGACCTGGCCACCGCGCGCCGGGAGAGCCTGCGCTACGCCGCGCGGGTGGGCTGCGCCGACCCGGCCGACGCCGCGCGCTGCCTGCGCGCGCTGCCGGCGGCCAAGCTGGACCAGCCGCCGTGGTTCTACCGGATCGGCAATGACTGGCTGACCGGACCGACGACGGGAACGGCGGTGCTGCCGGGCGATCCGGTCGCGCTGATCCGGGACGGCAAGGCCGCCAGGGTGCCGGTGCTGATCGGCACCAATCACGACGAGTTCACGCTGTTCGTCGCGTTGCAATATCTGCGCACCCGGCACGTGTCGACGCCCGCCGACTACCCGGGGCTGCTCGCCGACACCTTCGGCGCTGACGGGCCCGCCGTCGGCGCGCGCTATCCGCTGGCCCGGTTCGGCGGCAGCGCGTCGCTGGCGTACGCCGCCGCGGTCACCGACGGCGTGTTCTCCTGCGTCGCGCACCGGATGGCCACCGACCTGGCAAGGGCGGCGCCGGTCTTCGGGTACGAGTTCGACGACCCCGCTCCACCCACGCCAGATCCGTTGCGGCAGTTGCCTTTCCCGGTGCGGGCCAGTCACTCCTTGGAACTGCGCTACCTGTTCGAGATCGGCGGCGCCCCGCCGCTGGATGCGGCACAGCAGCGGCTGTCCGACCAGATGCTGTCGTACTGGACGGAGTTCATCACCACCGGTGTCCCGGCCGCGCCCGGCGGGCCGGTCTGGCCGCAGGTCGACGATGGATCCGACCCGTGGTTGCAACTGCGGCCCGACGGCAGCCGGGTGGTCACCGACTTCGCCGCTGCGCATCAGTGCGCGTTCTGGGCCGGGCTGAAAGGCTGA
- a CDS encoding nuclear transport factor 2 family protein has translation MNDFAQAWVDAWNRHDVEAVLAHFHDDVVFTSPVAERVVPDSGGVVRGKAALRDYWTRALAQLPDLRFEIVAVYRGVSSIVINYRNHRGGLVNEVLIFDGDLVREGHGTYLD, from the coding sequence ATGAACGACTTCGCGCAGGCCTGGGTGGATGCCTGGAACCGCCACGATGTCGAGGCGGTGCTCGCGCATTTCCACGACGACGTGGTGTTCACCTCGCCGGTGGCCGAGCGGGTGGTGCCCGACAGTGGGGGCGTGGTGCGCGGCAAGGCCGCCCTGCGCGACTATTGGACCCGTGCGCTGGCGCAGTTGCCGGACCTGCGTTTCGAGATCGTCGCCGTGTATCGCGGCGTCTCCAGCATCGTCATCAACTACCGCAACCACCGCGGCGGGCTGGTCAACGAGGTGCTGATCTTCGACGGCGACCTGGTGCGCGAGGGGCACGGCACCTACCTGGACTGA
- a CDS encoding hotdog fold domain-containing protein gives MPAFSPTYRAWQQLSGRPGGTRIFSAAAMLRVPYFASVLPHVLRMEPGRAEVAVPKWFFVYNHLHTVHAIASCNAAEVAMGMAMEATVPTTHRWIPKAMTVQYLAKATTSLRAVAHFDVPDFAAITEGTEIVVPVRITDREGTEVVRAEITTWVTPQDGQSR, from the coding sequence ATGCCGGCTTTCAGCCCCACCTATCGCGCCTGGCAACAGCTGTCCGGACGACCCGGGGGCACCCGGATCTTCTCGGCCGCGGCGATGCTGCGGGTGCCGTATTTCGCGTCGGTGCTGCCGCATGTGCTCCGGATGGAACCGGGCCGCGCCGAGGTGGCCGTTCCCAAGTGGTTCTTCGTGTACAACCACCTGCACACCGTGCACGCGATCGCGTCGTGCAACGCGGCCGAAGTGGCCATGGGCATGGCCATGGAGGCCACCGTGCCCACCACCCACCGCTGGATCCCCAAGGCGATGACCGTCCAGTACCTGGCCAAGGCGACGACCTCACTGCGCGCGGTCGCCCACTTCGACGTGCCGGATTTCGCCGCGATCACCGAGGGCACCGAGATCGTGGTGCCCGTACGCATCACCGATCGCGAGGGCACCGAGGTGGTGCGCGCGGAGATCACCACCTGGGTGACGCCGCAGGACGGTCAGTCCAGGTAG
- the rpsJ gene encoding 30S ribosomal protein S10 yields the protein MAGQKIRIRLKAYDHEAIDASARKIVETVTRTGASVVGPVPLPTEKNVYCVIRSPHKYKDSREHFEMRTHKRLIDILDPTPKTVDALMRIDLPASVDVNIQ from the coding sequence GTGGCGGGACAGAAGATCCGCATCAGGCTCAAGGCCTACGACCATGAGGCGATTGACGCCTCGGCGCGCAAGATCGTCGAGACGGTCACCCGTACGGGCGCCAGCGTGGTCGGCCCGGTGCCGCTGCCGACCGAGAAGAACGTGTATTGCGTCATCCGGTCCCCCCATAAGTACAAGGACTCGCGGGAGCATTTCGAGATGCGCACCCACAAGCGCCTTATCGACATCCTCGACCCGACGCCGAAGACCGTCGACGCCTTGATGCGCATCGACCTGCCGGCCAGCGTCGACGTGAACATCCAATAG
- the rplC gene encoding 50S ribosomal protein L3: MARKGILGTKLGMTQVFDENNKVVPVTVVKAGPNVVTRIRTTERDGYSAVQLAYGEISPRKVNKPVTGQFAAAGVNPRRHLAELRLDDEAAAAEYEVGQELTAEIFADGAYVDVTGTSKGKGFAGTMKRHGFAGQGAAHGAQAVHRRPGSIGGCATPGRVFKGTRMSGRMGNDRVTTQNLKVHKVDAENGVLLIKGAVPGRTGGLVVVRTAIKRGEK, translated from the coding sequence ATGGCTAGAAAAGGCATTCTGGGCACCAAGCTGGGCATGACGCAGGTGTTCGACGAGAACAACAAAGTCGTCCCGGTGACGGTCGTCAAGGCCGGCCCCAACGTGGTGACCCGTATCCGCACCACCGAGCGCGACGGTTACAGCGCCGTGCAGCTCGCCTACGGCGAGATCAGCCCGCGCAAGGTCAACAAGCCGGTCACCGGTCAGTTCGCCGCCGCGGGCGTCAACCCGCGCCGGCACCTGGCCGAGTTGCGGCTCGATGACGAGGCTGCTGCCGCCGAGTACGAGGTCGGCCAGGAGCTGACCGCCGAGATCTTCGCCGACGGCGCGTACGTCGACGTGACCGGCACCAGCAAGGGCAAGGGCTTCGCCGGCACCATGAAGCGCCACGGCTTCGCCGGCCAGGGCGCCGCGCACGGTGCCCAGGCCGTGCACCGCCGTCCCGGTTCGATCGGTGGCTGCGCCACCCCGGGCCGCGTCTTCAAGGGCACCCGGATGTCGGGCCGGATGGGTAACGACCGCGTGACCACCCAGAACCTGAAGGTGCACAAGGTCGACGCCGAGAACGGCGTGCTGTTGATCAAGGGTGCCGTCCCCGGACGCACCGGTGGACTGGTCGTGGTCCGCACCGCGATCAAACGAGGTGAGAAGTAA
- the rplD gene encoding 50S ribosomal protein L4 — MTSLKIDVHTPDGKKDGSVELPAALFDVEANIALLHQVVNAQLAAARQGTHSAKTRGEVSGGGKKPYRQKGTGRARQGSTRAPQFTGGGAVHAPKPRDYSQRTPKKMIAAALRGALSDRARNDRIHAVTELVAGQTPSTKSAKGFLGSLTDRKRVLVVIGRADEVGAKSVRNLPGVHVLSPDQLNTYDVLRADDVVFSVEALNAYIAAHTKDAKDQKEEVSA, encoded by the coding sequence ATGACTTCTTTGAAGATTGACGTCCATACCCCGGACGGCAAGAAGGACGGCTCCGTCGAGTTGCCCGCCGCGCTGTTCGACGTGGAGGCCAACATCGCGCTGCTGCACCAGGTGGTCAACGCCCAGCTGGCGGCCGCCCGTCAGGGCACGCACTCGGCCAAGACCCGCGGTGAGGTGTCCGGTGGTGGCAAGAAGCCGTACCGCCAGAAGGGCACCGGCCGCGCCCGTCAGGGCTCGACCCGCGCACCGCAGTTCACCGGTGGTGGCGCCGTGCACGCGCCCAAGCCGCGTGACTACAGCCAGCGCACGCCCAAGAAGATGATCGCCGCCGCCCTCCGCGGGGCGCTCTCGGACCGGGCCCGCAACGACCGGATCCACGCCGTCACCGAACTGGTGGCCGGCCAGACGCCGTCGACCAAGAGCGCCAAGGGTTTCCTCGGCTCGCTCACCGATCGCAAGCGTGTCCTGGTGGTCATCGGCCGTGCCGACGAGGTCGGCGCCAAGAGCGTGCGCAACCTTCCCGGTGTGCACGTGCTCTCGCCGGACCAGCTCAACACGTACGACGTGCTTCGTGCCGACGACGTCGTGTTCTCGGTGGAGGCGCTGAACGCCTACATCGCCGCGCACACCAAGGACGCGAAGGACCAGAAAGAGGAGGTGTCGGCCTGA
- the rplW gene encoding 50S ribosomal protein L23: MATVTDPRDIILAPVISEKSYGLIEDNVYTFVVHPDSNKTQIKIAIEKIFSVKVDSVNTANRQGKRKRTRTGYGQRKSTKRAIVTLAPGSKPIDLFGAPA; the protein is encoded by the coding sequence ATGGCAACCGTGACTGACCCCCGCGACATCATCCTGGCCCCGGTCATCTCGGAGAAGTCCTACGGACTGATCGAGGACAACGTGTACACGTTCGTGGTGCACCCGGATTCGAACAAGACGCAGATCAAGATCGCCATCGAGAAGATCTTCTCCGTCAAGGTCGATTCGGTGAACACCGCCAACCGGCAGGGCAAGCGCAAGCGCACCCGCACCGGCTACGGCCAGCGCAAGAGCACCAAGCGCGCGATCGTGACCCTGGCGCCGGGCAGCAAGCCGATCGACCTGTTCGGAGCCCCGGCGTAG
- the rplB gene encoding 50S ribosomal protein L2 — MGIRKYKPTTPGRRGSSVSDFAEITRSTPEKSLIRPLHGTGGRNAHGRITTRHKGGGHKRAYRVIDFRRNDKDGVNAKVAHIEYDPNRTANIALLHFLDGEKRYIIAPQGLKQGDVIESGPNADIKPGNNLPLRNIPAGTVIHAVELRPGGGAKLARSAGVSIQLLGKEGTYASLRMPSGEIRRVDVRCRATVGEVGNAEQANINWGKAGRMRWKGKRPTVRGVVMNPVDHPHGGGEGKTSGGRHPVSPWGKPEGRTRKPNKASDKLIVRRRRTGKKR, encoded by the coding sequence ATGGGAATTCGCAAGTACAAGCCGACGACCCCGGGTCGTCGCGGTTCGAGCGTCTCCGACTTCGCCGAGATCACTCGTTCCACTCCGGAGAAGTCGCTCATCCGTCCGCTGCACGGGACCGGTGGACGTAACGCCCACGGCCGCATCACCACGCGGCACAAGGGCGGCGGCCACAAGCGCGCCTACCGCGTCATCGACTTCCGTCGCAACGACAAGGACGGCGTCAACGCCAAGGTCGCGCACATCGAGTACGACCCCAACCGCACCGCGAACATCGCGCTGCTGCACTTCCTGGACGGCGAGAAGCGCTACATCATCGCGCCGCAGGGGTTGAAGCAGGGCGACGTCATCGAGTCGGGCCCCAACGCCGACATCAAGCCGGGTAACAACCTGCCGCTGCGCAACATCCCGGCCGGTACCGTCATCCACGCCGTGGAGCTGCGGCCCGGCGGCGGCGCCAAGCTGGCCCGCTCGGCCGGTGTCAGCATCCAGCTGCTCGGTAAGGAAGGCACCTACGCCTCGCTGCGTATGCCGTCCGGTGAGATCCGTCGCGTCGACGTGCGCTGCCGCGCCACCGTCGGCGAGGTGGGCAACGCCGAGCAGGCGAACATCAACTGGGGCAAGGCCGGCCGGATGCGGTGGAAGGGCAAGCGCCCGACCGTCCGTGGTGTCGTGATGAACCCGGTCGACCACCCGCACGGTGGTGGTGAGGGTAAGACCTCCGGTGGTCGTCACCCGGTGAGCCCGTGGGGCAAGCCCGAGGGCCGCACTCGCAAGCCGAACAAGGCCAGCGACAAGCTCATCGTCCGTCGCCGGCGCACCGGCAAGAAGCGCTAG
- the rpsS gene encoding 30S ribosomal protein S19 yields the protein MPRSLKKGPFVDDHLLKKVDVQNEKNTKQVIKTWSRRSTIIPDFIGHTFAVHDGRKHVPVFVTEAMVGHKLGEFAPTRTFKGHIKDDRKAKRR from the coding sequence ATGCCACGCAGCCTGAAGAAGGGCCCGTTCGTCGACGACCATCTGCTCAAGAAGGTCGACGTCCAGAACGAGAAGAACACCAAGCAGGTCATCAAGACCTGGTCGCGCCGGTCCACCATCATCCCGGACTTCATCGGCCACACCTTCGCCGTCCACGACGGCCGCAAGCACGTGCCGGTGTTCGTCACCGAGGCGATGGTCGGGCACAAGCTCGGCGAATTTGCCCCGACCCGCACGTTCAAGGGTCACATCAAGGACGACCGGAAAGCGAAGCGGCGGTAG
- the rplV gene encoding 50S ribosomal protein L22 — MTTTTEYPSAKAVARFVPFSPTKARRVIDLVRGKSVAEALDILRWAPQDASVTVAKVIASAAANAQNNDGLDPATLVVATIHADGGPTAKRIRPRAQGRAFRIRKRTSHITVIVESRPSRSKQGASNSTARTRRAQGSKAAAAKATDSKEGSE, encoded by the coding sequence ATGACTACGACGACTGAATACCCGTCCGCGAAAGCGGTGGCGCGTTTCGTGCCGTTCTCGCCGACCAAGGCGCGCCGGGTCATCGACCTGGTCCGCGGCAAGTCCGTGGCCGAGGCGCTCGACATCCTGCGCTGGGCTCCCCAGGACGCCAGCGTGACCGTCGCCAAGGTGATCGCCAGTGCGGCCGCCAACGCGCAGAACAACGACGGCCTGGACCCGGCGACCCTGGTGGTCGCCACCATCCACGCCGACGGTGGCCCGACCGCCAAGCGCATCCGTCCGCGCGCCCAGGGGCGTGCCTTCCGGATCCGCAAGCGCACCAGCCACATCACCGTGATCGTCGAAAGCAGGCCGAGCCGTTCCAAGCAAGGCGCCTCGAACTCGACCGCGCGTACCCGTCGCGCGCAGGGCAGCAAGGCTGCTGCTGCGAAGGCCACCGATTCGAAGGAGGGCTCGGAGTAG
- the rpsC gene encoding 30S ribosomal protein S3, which yields MGQKINPHGFRLGITTEWKSRWYADKQYADYVKEDVAIRRLLATGLERAGIADVEIERTRDRVRVDIHTARPGIVIGRRGTEADRIRADLEKLTGKQVQLNILEVKNPESQAQLVAQGVAEQLSNRVAFRRAMRKAIQSAMRQPNVKGIRVQCSGRLGGAEMSRSEFYREGRVPLHTLRADIDYGLYEAKTTFGRIGVKVWIYKGDIVGGKRELTAVAPAADRPRRDRPSGTRPRRSGASGTTATSTDAGRAANEGAAEAPEATAESTEN from the coding sequence GTGGGCCAGAAGATCAATCCCCACGGCTTCCGCCTCGGCATCACCACCGAGTGGAAGTCCCGCTGGTACGCCGACAAGCAGTACGCGGATTACGTGAAGGAAGACGTCGCGATCCGCCGCCTGCTGGCCACCGGCCTGGAGCGCGCCGGCATCGCCGACGTGGAGATCGAGCGCACCCGTGACCGGGTTCGCGTGGACATCCACACCGCGCGTCCGGGCATCGTGATCGGCCGCCGCGGCACCGAGGCCGACCGCATCCGCGCCGACCTGGAGAAGCTGACCGGCAAGCAGGTCCAGCTGAACATCCTCGAGGTGAAGAACCCCGAGAGCCAGGCGCAGCTGGTGGCCCAGGGCGTCGCCGAGCAGCTGAGCAACCGCGTGGCCTTCCGCCGGGCGATGCGCAAGGCGATCCAGTCGGCCATGCGTCAGCCCAACGTCAAGGGCATCCGGGTGCAGTGCTCCGGCCGCCTCGGCGGTGCGGAGATGAGCCGCTCGGAGTTCTACCGCGAAGGTCGCGTCCCGCTGCACACGCTGCGCGCGGACATCGACTACGGCCTCTACGAGGCGAAGACCACCTTCGGCCGGATCGGCGTGAAGGTGTGGATCTACAAGGGCGACATCGTCGGTGGCAAGCGTGAGCTGACCGCCGTCGCGCCGGCCGCCGACCGCCCGCGCCGGGATCGTCCGTCGGGCACCCGCCCGCGCCGCAGCGGTGCGTCGGGTACCACGGCGACCAGCACCGACGCCGGCCGCGCCGCCAACGAGGGTGCAGCGGAAGCCCCCGAGGCAACCGCTGAGAGCACGGAGAACTAA